The Pseudofrankia inefficax genome window below encodes:
- a CDS encoding serine hydrolase domain-containing protein: MPSEELLVATRRALRHRLAVGQAAGRTPSLMGAVVRGGQLVWSGGRSMIDGHAPDADVQYRIGSITKSFVAVQVMRLRDEGRLDLADPLERHLPGTAAGPLTIAQLLGHTSGLAAETPEPWWERTPGTVRPRLADVLGEPPTRHPAGRRFHYSNPGFALLGALVGRLRGTSWADALRDDVLAPLGMTRTSLSPQAPHAGGFAVHPWADVMLPEPLTDTGVMAPAGQLWSTAADLARWAAFLAGGAEGVLGRATITEMRRPASGPDETDDWATAYGLGLQLRRHGGQVLFGHTGSMPGFLAALWVSEREDVAAVVLANVTSGPAVGSIAADLVQIVAEHEPRPPEPWRPLPTADPELLALTGPWYWGPSPHLLRLLADRGLELTPVGQTGRGSRFRAEVDGTWTGLDGYYAGETLRVVRAPDAAGTHLDLGSFVFTRAPYQPDAPIPGGVGEDGWHAF, from the coding sequence TTGCCTTCCGAGGAGCTGCTGGTCGCCACCAGGCGCGCGCTGCGCCACCGGCTGGCCGTCGGCCAGGCGGCCGGCCGCACGCCCTCGCTGATGGGTGCCGTGGTGCGTGGCGGGCAGCTGGTCTGGTCCGGCGGCCGCAGCATGATCGACGGCCACGCCCCGGACGCCGACGTCCAGTACCGGATCGGTTCCATCACGAAGAGCTTCGTCGCCGTGCAGGTCATGCGCCTGCGGGACGAGGGCCGGCTGGACCTGGCCGACCCGCTGGAGCGCCACCTGCCCGGCACCGCCGCCGGGCCGCTGACGATCGCCCAACTGCTGGGCCACACCTCCGGGCTCGCGGCGGAGACGCCGGAGCCCTGGTGGGAGCGCACCCCCGGGACCGTGCGGCCGAGGCTGGCCGACGTGCTGGGCGAGCCGCCGACGCGGCATCCGGCCGGTCGCCGCTTCCACTACTCGAACCCGGGGTTCGCGCTGCTGGGCGCGCTGGTCGGCCGGCTGCGTGGGACGTCGTGGGCCGACGCGCTGCGCGACGACGTGCTCGCCCCGCTCGGGATGACCCGGACCTCGCTGTCGCCCCAGGCCCCGCACGCCGGGGGCTTCGCGGTGCATCCGTGGGCGGACGTGATGCTGCCCGAGCCGTTGACGGACACCGGGGTGATGGCGCCGGCGGGCCAGCTCTGGTCGACCGCCGCGGACCTGGCCCGGTGGGCGGCGTTCCTCGCCGGCGGCGCCGAGGGCGTCCTGGGCCGCGCCACGATCACCGAGATGCGCCGGCCCGCGTCGGGGCCCGACGAGACCGACGACTGGGCCACCGCGTACGGGCTCGGCCTGCAGCTGCGGCGCCACGGCGGGCAGGTCCTGTTCGGGCACACCGGCTCGATGCCGGGATTCCTGGCCGCGCTGTGGGTGAGCGAACGCGAGGACGTCGCCGCCGTCGTGCTGGCGAACGTGACCTCTGGCCCGGCGGTCGGGTCCATCGCCGCCGACCTGGTGCAGATCGTCGCCGAGCACGAACCGCGGCCTCCCGAGCCGTGGCGCCCGCTGCCCACGGCCGACCCGGAGCTTCTGGCGCTCACCGGGCCCTGGTACTGGGGCCCGTCCCCGCATCTGCTGCGGCTGCTGGCCGACCGGGGGCTGGAGCTCACCCCGGTCGGCCAGACCGGCCGCGGCTCCCGGTTCCGGGCCGAGGTGGACGGCACCTGGACCGGCCTGGACGGCTACTACGCGGGCGAGACGCTGCGGGTGGTGCGGGCGCCGGACGCCGCCGGCACCCACCTGGACCTCGGCAGCTTCGTCTTCACCCGGGCGCCCTACCAGCCGGACGCGCCCATCCCCGGCGGTGTCGGCGAGGACGGCTGGCACGCCTTCTGA
- a CDS encoding serine/threonine-protein kinase, translating to MIVDRERLEKALPGYRVAGRLGAGAFGLVVGGQHRRMGRSVAIKVMDADGSAGVASGFISEARLLARLDHPHLVRVHDYVEAEGLCLVVMELLAGGTLTNRLAELGPEQACAVGLAVAAALEHAHGEGVLHRDIKPDNILFGTDGTPKVSDFGLAKVFEGSAATASGTVGTPLYMAPEQIQGGRLGPGTDLYALAVVLYRLLAGRPMFDPKQPVHAMLYQQLTVTPAPLTGVDPRLAAVVRRALAKDPAERHQDARAFAVDLAGAAAQAFGAGWAARSGVPLHVDDAVRAAADPADTDPDATATATESDRPLAGLAGGELAALGAALAPAERAPAVAVAGAAVALAEPAVAVASPGAVASAGVAPAGPAADEDPAAAGAAPAAGGNPPPASIDGKVAAGKVADGSAPPDATGRSRRRLARLAFVCALVVAAVAVPVGLLDAGIRSGGSHAAAKNATDVSVSARPPTATATSAPATPPSGPATTPAVTPSTATSAVTPQTVSSSAGAGPASVPSQTAPPTIRPTASSGQAGPAGPGSDPSYQAGSSVSVAGCAGWLDFSDILYGTLSAGAASCAADVITTSDTLGDSTVRLTAENYAEKNSAPGGFLYFGYYKLSVHICIWNVADTGHKQCSATYTDTQGTVTRG from the coding sequence GTGATCGTCGATCGCGAGCGGCTGGAGAAGGCCCTGCCCGGCTACCGGGTCGCCGGCCGGCTCGGGGCCGGCGCGTTCGGCCTGGTGGTGGGCGGCCAACACCGCCGGATGGGCCGCTCAGTAGCGATCAAGGTGATGGACGCCGACGGCTCCGCGGGCGTCGCGTCCGGCTTCATCTCCGAGGCCCGGCTGCTGGCCAGGCTGGACCATCCGCACCTGGTCCGCGTGCACGACTACGTCGAGGCCGAGGGCCTCTGCCTGGTGGTCATGGAGCTGCTGGCCGGGGGCACGCTGACCAACCGGCTGGCCGAGCTCGGCCCCGAGCAGGCCTGCGCCGTCGGGCTGGCGGTCGCCGCGGCGCTGGAGCACGCGCACGGCGAGGGCGTCCTGCACCGGGACATCAAGCCCGACAACATCCTGTTCGGCACGGACGGAACCCCGAAGGTCAGCGACTTCGGGCTCGCGAAGGTCTTCGAGGGGTCCGCGGCCACCGCCAGCGGGACGGTCGGCACTCCCCTCTACATGGCGCCGGAGCAGATCCAGGGCGGGCGGCTCGGCCCCGGCACCGACCTCTACGCCCTGGCCGTCGTGCTCTACCGGCTGCTGGCCGGGCGCCCCATGTTCGACCCGAAGCAGCCCGTGCACGCGATGCTGTACCAGCAGCTGACCGTGACGCCGGCGCCGCTGACCGGGGTGGACCCGCGGCTGGCCGCCGTCGTGCGGCGCGCGCTGGCCAAGGACCCCGCCGAGCGCCACCAGGACGCCCGGGCGTTCGCGGTGGACCTCGCGGGAGCGGCCGCCCAGGCCTTCGGCGCCGGCTGGGCCGCCCGTTCCGGGGTCCCGCTGCACGTCGACGACGCCGTCCGCGCCGCCGCCGACCCGGCCGACACCGACCCGGACGCCACAGCCACAGCCACCGAGTCTGATCGGCCCCTGGCCGGACTTGCCGGAGGCGAGCTGGCTGCCCTGGGAGCCGCGCTGGCTCCCGCCGAACGCGCGCCGGCTGTCGCGGTAGCCGGCGCAGCTGTCGCCCTGGCCGAGCCGGCCGTAGCCGTCGCCAGTCCGGGCGCCGTGGCCAGTGCGGGTGTTGCCCCGGCCGGGCCGGCCGCCGATGAGGACCCGGCCGCCGCTGGCGCCGCGCCGGCAGCCGGCGGAAACCCGCCGCCCGCCTCCATCGACGGCAAGGTCGCCGCCGGGAAGGTCGCCGACGGGAGCGCGCCGCCGGACGCGACGGGCAGGTCTCGGCGCAGGCTGGCGCGGCTGGCCTTCGTCTGCGCCCTCGTGGTGGCCGCCGTCGCCGTGCCGGTGGGCCTGCTCGACGCCGGCATCCGCTCGGGCGGGAGCCACGCGGCGGCGAAGAACGCCACCGACGTCTCGGTCAGCGCGCGGCCTCCGACGGCGACGGCCACCTCCGCCCCGGCGACCCCGCCGTCCGGGCCGGCCACGACACCGGCTGTCACGCCGAGCACCGCCACGTCGGCCGTGACACCCCAGACCGTCAGCTCATCGGCTGGCGCGGGGCCCGCGAGCGTCCCGTCCCAGACCGCGCCGCCCACCATCCGACCGACCGCCAGCTCGGGCCAGGCCGGCCCCGCGGGTCCCGGGTCCGACCCGAGCTATCAGGCCGGGTCGTCGGTCAGCGTCGCCGGCTGCGCCGGCTGGCTGGACTTCTCCGACATCCTCTACGGAACGCTTTCCGCCGGTGCCGCCTCCTGTGCCGCCGATGTCATCACGACCAGCGACACCCTCGGCGACTCGACGGTCAGGCTCACCGCCGAGAACTACGCCGAGAAGAACTCCGCCCCCGGCGGCTTCCTGTATTTCGGCTACTACAAGCTCTCGGTCCACATCTGCATCTGGAATGTGGCCGACACCGGCCACAAGCAGTGCTCGGCCACGTACACCGACACCCAGGGAACCGTCACCCGGGGCTGA
- a CDS encoding carbon starvation CstA family protein, whose amino-acid sequence MSAPREAFGADRPSGGGTAQRLRSIAGWAAVSVAGAIGWAVLALSRHESVSAAWMLVAGLGSFAIAFRFYARFLATRVLRVDDGRATPAERLDNGVDYQPTDRRVLFGHHFAAIAGAGPLVGPVLAAQMGYLPGTIWIVAGVIFAGAVQDMVTLFFSMRRDGKSLGQLARDEIGPVGGAAALVGVFAIMIILLAVLALVVVGALAHSPWGTFSIAMTIPIALFMGVYLRVLRPGRIAEATALGVAALLAAIVGGHWVQESSLAAAFTLSPKALVGCLVAYGFVASVLPVWVLLAPRDYLSTFMKVGTIGLLAVGVLVELPTLRADAISPFATRGNGPVFAGSLFPFLFITIACGALSGFHALVASGTTPKLIQKESQIRLVGYGAMLTESFVALMALIAAAVLSPGLYFAMNAPAGVVGSTASSASTAVAHLGFSVTPDTLAAAARSVGESSLVARTGGAPTLAVGMSHILSGAFGSGALSAFWYHFAIMFEALFILTTIDAGTRVGRFMLQDMLGNVWKPIGRVSWWPGVWLSSALVVGAWGYFLWAGVTDPLGGINQLFPLFGLANQLLAAIALTVATTLFVKSGRARWAWVTGVPLAWDVAVTFTATWQKVFSEDPKLGFFAQRDRYAGALDDGKLLAPAKSIGDMHKIVQNSTVDGVLALTFGLLVLVVLADATRVCLRAVLARTPAPTTETAYVASRLVVPTGLFASEAVARPRGSLDDATVPRQHESVLPPVH is encoded by the coding sequence ATGAGCGCGCCGCGCGAAGCGTTCGGTGCCGACCGCCCGTCCGGCGGCGGCACGGCCCAACGCCTGCGGTCGATCGCCGGCTGGGCCGCCGTGTCGGTGGCCGGCGCGATCGGCTGGGCCGTGCTCGCGCTCTCCCGGCACGAGTCGGTCTCCGCCGCCTGGATGCTGGTCGCGGGCCTCGGCTCGTTCGCGATCGCCTTCCGGTTCTACGCCCGGTTCCTCGCCACCAGGGTGCTGCGGGTGGATGACGGTCGGGCGACGCCGGCCGAGCGCCTCGACAACGGCGTCGACTACCAGCCGACCGACCGGCGGGTCCTGTTCGGGCACCACTTCGCCGCCATCGCCGGCGCCGGGCCGCTCGTCGGCCCCGTCCTCGCGGCGCAGATGGGCTACCTGCCCGGCACGATCTGGATCGTCGCCGGAGTGATCTTCGCGGGCGCGGTGCAGGACATGGTCACGCTGTTCTTCTCGATGCGGCGCGACGGTAAGAGCCTCGGCCAGCTGGCTCGCGACGAGATCGGCCCGGTCGGCGGCGCGGCGGCGCTGGTCGGCGTCTTCGCGATCATGATCATCCTGCTGGCGGTGCTCGCGCTCGTCGTGGTCGGGGCCCTCGCGCATTCCCCGTGGGGGACGTTCTCGATCGCGATGACGATCCCGATCGCGCTCTTCATGGGCGTCTACCTGCGGGTGCTGCGGCCGGGGCGGATCGCCGAGGCCACCGCGCTCGGCGTCGCGGCACTGCTCGCGGCGATCGTCGGTGGCCACTGGGTCCAGGAGTCCAGCCTCGCCGCCGCCTTCACGCTCAGCCCGAAGGCGCTGGTCGGCTGCCTGGTGGCGTACGGATTCGTCGCCTCGGTGCTGCCGGTGTGGGTGCTGCTCGCGCCCCGCGACTATCTGTCCACCTTCATGAAGGTGGGCACCATCGGATTGCTCGCCGTCGGGGTTCTCGTGGAGCTCCCGACGCTGCGCGCGGACGCGATCAGCCCCTTCGCCACCCGTGGCAACGGTCCGGTGTTCGCCGGCAGCCTGTTCCCGTTCCTTTTCATCACCATCGCGTGCGGGGCCCTGTCCGGGTTCCACGCGCTCGTCGCGTCCGGCACCACCCCGAAGCTGATCCAGAAGGAGTCGCAGATCCGGCTGGTCGGCTACGGCGCGATGCTGACCGAGTCCTTCGTCGCGTTGATGGCGCTGATCGCGGCGGCGGTGCTCAGCCCCGGTCTGTACTTCGCGATGAACGCGCCCGCCGGGGTCGTCGGCAGCACGGCGTCGTCGGCGTCGACCGCGGTCGCCCACCTGGGATTCAGCGTCACGCCGGACACGCTCGCCGCCGCGGCCCGGTCCGTCGGTGAATCGTCACTGGTCGCCCGCACCGGAGGCGCCCCGACGCTCGCCGTCGGCATGTCCCACATCCTTTCCGGTGCCTTCGGCAGCGGCGCGTTGAGCGCGTTCTGGTATCACTTCGCGATCATGTTCGAGGCGCTGTTCATTCTCACCACCATCGACGCCGGCACCCGCGTCGGCCGGTTCATGCTGCAGGACATGCTCGGAAACGTCTGGAAACCGATCGGGCGGGTGAGCTGGTGGCCGGGGGTCTGGCTGAGCAGCGCCCTGGTGGTCGGCGCCTGGGGCTATTTCCTCTGGGCCGGGGTGACCGACCCGCTCGGCGGCATCAACCAGCTTTTCCCGCTGTTCGGCCTGGCCAACCAGCTGCTCGCGGCCATCGCCCTGACGGTGGCGACCACCCTGTTCGTCAAGAGCGGGCGCGCGCGGTGGGCCTGGGTGACCGGGGTTCCGCTGGCCTGGGACGTCGCGGTCACCTTCACCGCCACCTGGCAGAAGGTGTTCTCCGAGGATCCCAAGCTCGGCTTCTTCGCGCAGCGGGACCGCTACGCCGGCGCGCTCGACGACGGGAAGCTGCTGGCGCCGGCCAAGAGCATCGGTGACATGCACAAGATCGTGCAGAACTCGACGGTGGACGGGGTCCTCGCGCTGACGTTCGGCCTGCTGGTCCTCGTCGTGCTCGCCGACGCGACCCGGGTCTGCCTGCGCGCGGTCCTCGCCCGGACACCGGCGCCGACCACGGAGACGGCCTACGTGGCCTCGCGGCTCGTCGTGCCCACCGGGCTCTTCGCGAGCGAGGCGGTCGCCCGGCCACGCGGGAGCCTGGACGACGCGACCGTTCCGCGGCAGCACGAGTCCGTCCTGCCACCGGTCCACTGA
- a CDS encoding ferritin-like domain-containing protein has protein sequence MTDFLTDVKTLRARAREQIERGPVTDAYGADLARVIDVCNEALATELVCVLRYKRHFFTAQGLGSGQVAAEFAQHATEEQAHADLLAARITQLGGSPDFDPDTLTMRSHAEYDASPGLLEMVREDLVAERIAIASYTEIIGWLGEKDPTSRRMFEGILEQEEEHADDLLTFLQKMEP, from the coding sequence ATGACGGACTTCCTGACGGATGTGAAGACCCTCCGGGCGCGGGCCCGCGAGCAGATCGAACGCGGTCCGGTGACGGACGCGTACGGCGCCGACCTGGCTCGGGTCATCGACGTGTGCAATGAGGCGCTCGCCACCGAACTGGTCTGCGTCCTGCGCTACAAGCGGCATTTCTTCACCGCGCAGGGCCTCGGCTCGGGCCAGGTCGCGGCGGAGTTCGCGCAGCACGCGACCGAGGAGCAGGCGCACGCCGACCTGCTCGCCGCCCGCATCACGCAGCTGGGTGGATCGCCGGACTTCGACCCCGACACGTTGACGATGCGTTCGCACGCCGAGTACGACGCCAGTCCCGGCCTCCTGGAGATGGTCAGGGAGGACCTGGTCGCCGAGCGGATCGCGATCGCCTCCTACACCGAGATCATCGGGTGGCTCGGCGAGAAGGACCCGACGTCCCGTCGGATGTTCGAAGGGATTCTGGAGCAGGAGGAGGAGCACGCGGACGACCTGCTGACCTTCCTGCAGAAGATGGAGCCCTGA